The segment TCGAGGATTTTTTGGATGTTATAAAAAGAATCATTGAACAGAACGAATAGGAACATCTATGTTCAACCGTGATTGTCACCAGAATCTCCAATGCATCAATGATCCTGCTTACTTTATCCTCTCAAAAAGCTCTTCATAAATCTTCCAGAACGGTATTATCGCAATATTTTCCTGTAAAGCTGTTTCAGTGTCGTATGTTATAATATAACCCCTTTTTATATTCAGCTTCTTCATGGCGGCTTGTATTCCTTCCATCTCTCTATTGATATTGGATTCACCGAGTTCATACGATACCTGAACTGCATAGAGGTCCTTTCCGGTTTTCAGAATAAAATCGCATTCCTTATTATCCTGATAGAAATAGATGTTCCGGTAGCCATTTTTATAAAATTCCGAATGAACGAGATTTTCCAGAAGTTTCCCCTTGTTGTCGGAAAATCTGAAAGATACCGTGTTCAGAAAACTATTATCAATGCAATAGGCCTTTTTCCTCGCCCTTGATTGCGTCTTCAGAGAATAAGAGAAATTCTTCATCTCCTGTATCAGAAAGCTGTCTTCGAGCACATTAACAAACCCTCTGACGGTGTTCTCATTACTCTTAACAGCCCTGGCAAGGCTGTTATATGAATACAAAGCAGAAATGTTTGAGATTAAATAAAAGGCAAGCTCCCGGAATGTTTTGATATCCCGGATATTATGATTGGCAACACAATCTTTCAGGATGATTGTTTCATAATAATTTATGAGTATCTCCCGCTTTAGATCATTGTCCTCTGTTTTTAAGATTTCAGGGAATGAACCATAGAACAAATACCCATCAAGGATACT is part of the Nitrospirota bacterium genome and harbors:
- a CDS encoding ATP-binding protein, which translates into the protein MEQALIPQNRQWDNKKYAPLYDRDVLSSILKKLKIREVQVLLGARRSGKSTIFKLLINYLSEKTDPLSILYVNLDDPFFSEVWRDAKEIYRIVETAEKITGKKIRYLFLDEVQNVIGWEKYVKSSYDAERFEKIFITGSNSSLLKGGYARLLSGRYVVDHVYPFSFREILRGNNIRTYKDLVSHKSKVMSILDGYLFYGSFPEILKTEDNDLKREILINYYETIILKDCVANHNIRDIKTFRELAFYLISNISALYSYNSLARAVKSNENTVRGFVNVLEDSFLIQEMKNFSYSLKTQSRARKKAYCIDNSFLNTVSFRFSDNKGKLLENLVHSEFYKNGYRNIYFYQDNKECDFILKTGKDLYAVQVSYELGESNINREMEGIQAAMKKLNIKRGYIITYDTETALQENIAIIPFWKIYEELFERIK